ACCAAAAAGCCCTGGTCAAGGGACTTCCTGCAAGCAGCGCAGGTCCGCTGCGGTGTGTGCCTTGCGCCGCTCTTTGAATCAGATCGCCGAATCGTCGGCCGGGCCTTCTTCATTCGTTTCGCCTGTCTCCACGGACTCTTCAACAGCCGCATGAGCATCTTCAGGGCCGGCAACATCCGGATCGACAACCGTTTGTCCGGACGCTTCCGCCGCCGCATCGTCACCGCCTGCCGCAGCGCCCTGTTCAAGAGATTCCTTGGCCGCTTCAGCAGCCCTGGTCTCGCTCTTGATATCGATATTCCAGCCGGTCAGCCTGGCCGCCAGTCGCACGTTCTGGCCCTTCTTGCCAATGGCCAACGAAAGCTGATCATCGGGAACAATGACTTCAAGCGCCTGCTCATCATTATCAAGGTAGATCCTGGTGACTTCGGCGGGAGCCAGCGAAGCACAGACAAAGCGTCCGACATCCGGAGACCATGGCACGATATCGATTTTCTCGCCGCGAAGTTCCGAAACAACATTCTGCACACGGGATCCACGCATGCCGACGCAGGCACCGACCGGATCAACATCCGGATCATAAGAAGCGACCGCTATTTTGGTGCGGCTGCCGGCCTCGCGAGCCACCGCCTTGATCTCAACGATGCCTTCGGCGATTTCCGGCACCTCGAACTGGAACAGGGCAGCCACCAGGCCCGGGTGGGTGCGGGAGAGAATAATCTGCGGCCCCTTGGTGGAAATCTTCACCTCCGAAATAAGAACCCGTGCACGATCTCCCTGCCGGTAGTTTTCACGAGGCACCTGCTCACGATGTGGCAGCAGACCCTCGGCCAGCCCGAGATCGACAATCAGGTCACCACGCTCGTAACGTCGCACGATGCCATTGACCAATTCGCCGACACGATCCTTGAACTCGTTGTAGATCTTCTCCCGTTCGGCCTCACGGACCTTCTGGATAATAACCTGCTTGGCTGTCTGGGCGGCGATGCGACTGAAGTTGCCGCTCTCGATTTTCATGCCGAGGGAGTCGCCAACTTCGACCTCTTCGTCGATTTCGCGGGCTTCTTCGAGATCGATCTCCTTATAGGAATCGACAACCTCATCCACAACCGTTACAAACTCGAAAAGCTCGACCTCACCCAAGTCATCGTTGTAGTGCGCCTCAAGATCCCGGGTATTGCGATATTTCTTATTGGCAGCCGACAGCACGGCGGATTCGAGAGCTTCAACCAGCACACTCCGATCGATCCCCTTCTCCTTGACGACCTGCTCAATGATATGGTTAAGATTCACCAACATCCAGTTCCCCCTCGACGTTTTTTGCGTCCACCGTCGTACGATGGCGGACCTATGCGATGAACGCCTGCGCGTTTGATCAGAATTTTATTTCCAGATTGGCCTTTGCCACATCCTCGAGCGGAATTTCCACCCGATACCCTTTTTTATCTTCAAGGTCGATAACAACGTTGCCGTCACGAAGCCCGACAAGGATACCGACAAAGGTTTTACGACCGCGCCCCTTGTCGTCCAATTCCATGGGAACGCGACTCTTGACCCGCACAAGGCGACCCGCAAAGCGGTCGTAATCGGCGGGCCGGGTCAGTGGACGATCCAGCCCCGGCGACGAAACTTCAAGGTTATAGGCCGTTTCAATGGGGTCTTCGACTTCAAGCAGCACGCTGACTTCCCGACTGACCTCTACACAACTGTCAAGGGTTACCCCGCCAGGTTCATCGATATAAAGACGCAGGACCCAGCCCTGACCTTCCCTGCTATATTCAACATCCACCAATTCGCGCCCCTTGGCTTCCAGTACGGGCAGAACCAGCGCTCGAATTTTTTCCACAACAGCTTCTTGTTTCATCGCACACAAACTTTCGGCACTTAAAATAAAAAAAGTGAGCGAAGGGCCCACTTTTTCAGCAGTGAACTAAATTGACAGAGCACTATTATCACGAAGTACCGAATAAAGCAAGTGAAAAATTAATATTTGGTTACTCCCCGGACCTCCCCCGGAACTTTCTCCAGCAGGGTTATGCTCTCGATATGATGGGTGTGGGGAAACAGATCGTACGGTCGGGACCAGACCAGCCGATAGCCATTGTGCAGCAGCGGCTGTAAATCCCGCGACAGGGTCGGCGGATCGCAGGAGACGTAAAGAATTCGTTCCGGCCGCACCTGGGCCAACTCTCTGGCAACATCGTAAGCGCCACTGCGCGGAGGGTCGAGTATCACCAGATCAATGGCGCCCTCCGCGGCGTAAAGGGATGCTGCCCCAAACGATTCACCGACAAAAAAGAGGGCGTTATCGATATTGTTGAGGCGCGCGTTGAGCCGTGCCATTTCGATGCTCTGTCGATAAGACTCGACTCCGATCACCTGCTGCGCAAGCCTGGCCACGGGCAGACTGAAATTGCCCATGCCGCAAAATAGATCCAGCACCCTTCCGGGAGGATTGGATATCAAGGTTGCGATTACCTCACGGACCATCGCACGATTTTGAGACAGATTGATCTGGGCAAAACCGCCTGGGCCGTAACCAAGACGCAACACGGGCGTATCCACCTCGATAATCAATTCCATGGGTCCGCACACATGCAGCAGATTTTCCTTGCGGCCCGATTGAACAAACAGCGCAAAATCCGCTTCCTCGGCAAGGGGTTTGAGATGACGGCTCAACGCATCGAGATCGCCAGACAGACAATGCACCACGGCCCGCACACGGCCGCCATCATCCACGGCCAGATCGATCTGGGGCACCTGCCCTGCCCAGGGGGTTTTATCTATCCAGGCACGAAACAGTTCCCGGGCCCGGTTCAAGGCGGGGTGAATGACGGGACAATGTGAAACCGGAACCACAAAGTGGCTGCCCCGTCGATAAAAACCCACCTGCAAGCCTGCCGGCGTATTCAGACATTTGAACTGCACCCGACTGCGATATTCCCACTGATGGCAGGAGGGCATGATCGGCAGCACGACCCCTGGATCGGCGCCCAGTTTGCGTACCACAAAGTCCCTGAATATCCGTTCTTTCCAGACACACTGCTCCTGGTAATCGAGATGCTGCCACTGACATCCGCCACACAGGCCGAACACCGGGCACGCCGGTTTGATGCGCATGGTGGAGGAAGAGATGATTTCTTCCACAGTGGCTTCGCTGTAGCGTTTTTTTTGCTGAACGATCCGGCATCGCACATGGTCGCCCGGAGCAACAAAAGGCACGAAAACAACCTTGCCGCAATAATGACCGATGCCATTGCCTCCGTAGGCAACAGCCTCGATATAAAGATCTTCGATCACATCCGGGTTCGGCATTTCTAGTGATCCCTGCGTTGGTTGTTCAGCCAATCGAGACGGCTCCAAAGCCCGCGCAAAATGCGCACCTCCCGGTCGTTGAGCCCGGCTCTGCCGAAAATCCTGCGAAAACTGCGCAGGATATGGTCCGGGTTCTGGGGATCCAGAAACCCGATATCGGTCAAGGTCGAACGCATGTGCTGAAACATGCCCTCTACGACCTCCAGAGAGGAAAACGTCTTTCTTCCGCCTGTTTTTCCGATAGCCCGGGCACGGGCCCGTGCTGTTTCGTATAAACAGATCGATACCGACTGGGCCAGATTCATCGACGGGCAGGCATCATCGGTGGGGATGGTCACAAAACGCTGACAAAGGTCGAGTTCAGCGGTCTCGAGCCCCTTGTCTTCCCGCCCGAAAACCCAGGCCACCCGTCCGCTGAAGGTGACAGAGGCAAACTCTTTGGCGGCATCGTCGGGGTGCAGAAAGTCTTCGCGATACTTGCCAAAACGACGGGTCGTCCCCATCGCCAGACGGCAATCCGACAAAGCCGATTGCAAGTCGGAAAAGATCCGGGCGCCTTCGAGAAGCGCGGAGGCCTTGACCGCCATCCTGCGCGCATCGTCACACAAGTGATCCGCAACCGGGTTCACCAGTCGTAAATCGGAAAAACCGAAATTCATCATGGCGCGACATACGGAGCCGATGTTCAACGGCCCCTGGGGTTCTACAAGCACCACCGCAACATTTTCAGATTTCATCGACATCCTTTTTATGTAGCGATTTCAAAAATATCAGCTTCAAGCTGTTCACTCGAGCGCTCCCAGTATCCATTGCATGACGGCCGTGCCAGCAATAGCAGCGGTCTCGGTGCGCAGAATAAGCGGTCCCAGGCTCACAGGCAACACGGATAAATGCCGGGCCTGAATGACCTCTTGCCGGGTAAAGCCGCCCTCAGGTCCTATCAGCAAAGCCGCGTTGGCGATGTCCGGCTGCAGTATGACATTCCGCAGACTTGCCGCCGTCTCACCCTCATAAAGCATTACCGCCACATCCCACAGGGCCGTTTCAGCCAGAACCTGATCAAAGGTCATTACCGGTCCCAGCTGTGGGATATCGGCGCGACGGCACTGTCTGGCGGCTTTCAGCACGATGTCCGGCCAGCGATGGGATTTGCGCTGCCGGGAATCCCGTTGTTGCAACGTTGTGGACCGCGCTGAAACGTAAGGAACAATGCGCCGCACCCCCAACTCCACACATTTCTGAAGCACCAGCTCGAATCGCTCTTTTTCGGGAAGGGCCTGGTATAGGGTCAACGGCACGACGGGCCGGGTACGGTCTGCCATTGACTGAAAAGGAAAAACGCGGTTATTTTCCAGCAACCGCGCACGAAACCGGGCATTCTGGCCATCGACAACGGTCAGGATACTGCCGGGGCGGGCACGCCAAAAGGACAAGGCCCTGACCGCTTCAGGCGGCAGGGCCACTTCCTGCTCCACAACGATCGCACGGTCCAGCCGCACGATGCTTTGCGAACCGCCGCCATTAACGCATGGCAACCTCAAATCCGGCCTCCCGAAAAGCAGCAAACCTGCGACGCGCGGACTGCAGAAGCTGAGGATCATACGCTTCGGCAAAATCGATGGCGAGGTCGAACTGTCTCACGAATTGCTGCGAACAGCCCCTGCACATGATCAGAATTTTGGCGCCGTTCGGATTGCGCTCTTCTACCGTAATAATGACTGGTTCGTCAAGACAATCGACGGCGCCGTTGTCATATACATGGGGGATGAACGAACCTTTTTTCCAGGTCCACATGAAACGATCCAGGGTTACCCCCTGATTGGCGTCGCATACCATTACCAGCACCCGTTTGCCAAGCGAATAGAATCCCTCGACCAACTCGCAAATGTGTCTGGCTTTTTCCGGACGCAGAATTTTAACAAATTCAACACGTGTCATCTATCACCCATCCGGATGGGTTCAGAAACCGCCCTGCTTACCAGCGGTCTGTTGCACCTTGCGGGCAAATTCTGCCCCCCGATCCAGAGCTTCGATGTTGGCCGGAATGAACCGCCTGTTACGTTCGGGAAGAATGTATTCAAGGCCCTCTTTCAGGCTGTCAAGGGAGACAACTTTGGACAAGTAAGCGTATGCGCCAAGAATAATCATGTTGACCAGACGTGCGTTACCGACCTCGGCGGCCAGTTCATTGGCGGGAACCGCCAGCAGGCGCACCTCCGGACGATGTTCCGGCACCTTCTCAACCAGCGACGCGTTGTAAATGCACAGCCCGCCCGGAGCGATACGGTCGAAATATTTGTCCATGGCAAGCTGGTTGAAAAGCAACGCCGAACAAGGGTGACCGATAACCGGAGAGCCGATTTCGGAATCGGAGACAATCACGGTGCAGGTTGCCGCTCCACCCCGTTTTTCCGGACCGTAGGCGGGGAAGTAGGTGGCATTGTTGTTTTCGAGAATAGCCCCGTACGCCAGCAGGTTGCCGATCAGCAGGATGCCCTGCCCGCCGTATCCGGCCATAAAAACGTTATCGTTCATTGGGTAACATCCATTTCCAGCACTGATAAGGGAAACAACATCGGGTCACCGGCCCTATCCGCCGGCTGTAATGTCCTTGTAGACTCCCAGGGGGAAAAAGTCCATCATTTCGCCGCCAACACGGGCATTGGCCGCGATGGGTGTCATCCCCCAGTTGGTAGGACAGGCTCCCAGAACCTCCACAAAAGCAAACCCCTGCTTTTTGACCTGCATTTCAAAGGCCTTGAGGATCGTACGGCCAGCTTCCATGACGTGCCTGGGGGTATCCACGGCCACCCTGGCGGAGAACCCCGTACCGCCAAGCATGGCGAGCAATTCCGCCATGCGGATGGGATGGCCCTCCACGGACAGGCTGCGTCCATACGGAGAAGTTGTGGTAACCTGGCCAGGCAAAGTCGTTGGTGCCATCTGGCCTCCGGTCATCCCGTAGGTGGTGTTATTGAGAAAAATAACGGTGATCAACTCGCCCCGGTTGGCCGCGTGAATGATTTCGGCGGTGCCGATGGCAGCAAGGTCGCCGTCACCCTGGTAGGTAAAAACGACACTGTCGGGATGCACACGTTTGACGCCGGTGCCAACGGCAGGCGCGCGTCCATGGGGTGCCTCGACCACATCGATATCAAAATACTCGTACAGCAGAACGCTGCAACCGACTGACCCGATACCGATGGTACGCTGCTGTACGTCGAGCAGATCGATAGCCTCGGCCACCAGTCGATGCACGGTGCCATGATGGCAACCGGCACAATAGTGGGTAGGCACCTCTTTCAATGACGAAGGACGTTGAAATACCGTCTGAATCTTATCAGCCATGATCAGTCCTTATAATGCTTGCAGATCTGTTCGAAAATTTCCTCGGGATTGGGCAACGAACCGGTCCCCCGGGACGACCATAAAACCTTACGTCGGCCCGCGGATCGGATGACAGCCGTACGTCTTCGACCATCTGCCCGTTATTCAGCTCCACGCAAAGCACTTTGGGAGTACGACCGGTCGCTTCACGATAAACGCCAGCCGGAAATGGAAACAGTGTGATCGGGCGGATCAGACCAACCCTGAGTCCTTCCTTGCGGGCCATTGCGACAGCCGTCTTCACAATGCGCGCCGCGCCGCCGAAAGCGGTCAGGATAAGCTCGGCGTCCTCCAGTCCGGCGGTTTCACAGCGGGTTTCGCGCGCTTTGAGCAAGTCGTACTTGGCATGAAGGTGCCAATTGTGGGCTTCGAGCTCACCGTCACCAAGATAAAGGGACTTGATGGTATTGCCTTTGGTCCTTCCGCGCTTTCCGGTAACCGCCCAATCCTTGGCCGCGAGATCCGCAGGGCGCTGATAGGCATGCGGCAGCAAAGCCTCTTTCATCTGCCCCAGCATGGCGTCACCCAGAATCAGAGCGGGAATCCGGTAGCAATCCGCCAGATCGAAAGCCAGCATGGTCAGATCGTAAAGCTCCTGAACAGAGTGCGGCGCCAGTACTATGAGATGATATCCGCCATGCCCGGCACCTTTGACCGCCTGAAAATAGTCGCCTTGCGAGACATCGATGCCGCCCAGACCGGGGCCGGGACGCTGGATATTGACGATTACCGCGGGAACCTCGGAACCGGCCATGAAAGACATGCCCTCGGCCTTAAGCGAAATGCCGGGCCCGGAAGAGGACGTCATGACCCGACCGCCGGCCGCCCCGGCGCCGAGCACCATATTGATAGCCGCCACTTCGCTTTCAGCCTGGATGAAGGTTCCGCCAATCTTGGGCATTTCTCGCGCCATATATTCCGGAATATCATTCTGAGGGGTAATCGGATAGCCGAAATAAAATCGACAACCGGCCTCGAGCGCTCCCATGGCGATCGCTTCATTGCCTTTTACAAATAAACGTTTTTTCAAAACAACCTCCTGGCTGCGATAAACCTGGGTACTAAAAAACATTTCTTTCCGGGTACAAACCGCACAGGGCCGAAATGCTATTTGTCAGAGGTTTTAAGCACGGTGATCGCTACATCCGGGCAGACCCGCGCACACAAGGCGCAGGATAGACATTTGTCCTGATCACATTCGTCTATTTCCACCAGAGGATAACCCTGTTTATTGAGTTTGCTGCCGATTTTCAGCAATTTTTTCGGGCAGACTTCGACACAGAGTCCGCACCCCTTGCAAAATTCCTCGTCAATAATGATTTTTTTCACAGACTGAATCCTCATCATGATGTCCGGAGGTTACGACCTTCAGTTGTACCGCACAATTGGCGAACCATATCAAATCACCTGATTTTTGGCAACACTGAATGAAAGTTCGCGCGTTCTTAACGCACTGGCCTTCGAAACGCTCTCGCTGATTACCATGTTCCATTCACGCGTTCACGCCAGCGATGGAAACGCCATAGGCCCTATCGACATGGAAAAATTCGCCATAGCGGTAAACCATGGCGAAGCCGATTCGTCTGAATGGCTGAAACGACAACTTCACCACAAAGGAGAATAAATCATGAATCGAAAAGTTTTTGGATCTTTGAGTTTCTTCGCTCTCGGTATGTTTTGTCTGATGGCGGCACCGGCCTGGTCGGCAGACCGCGTCGGCCTGCAAGGTGCGCATTTCCAGAAAAGAATTGCCCAGGGGGTAAAATCAGGTGAAATCACCCGCCCCGAGCTTGCGCGTCTACGCCAGGAGCAGCGTCATATCCGGCGGTTCAGCCACCAGGCGCGGTCTGACGGCCATGTGAATCAGTGGGAGCGCCGCAACCTGCAACGCATGAAGCAAGAGGCGCATCGCAATATCTACCGTGCCAGGCACAATCGCGCAAGCAATTATTGTGTCAAACGCTCCGGAGGCCACCACAGATCCGTTGTCCACAGGGCACCCGCCACGCGCTACAATCACGGCTTCATCAGTGGAACTTTTGCACAACCGGGTCTGTCCGTTGCCTGGGATGTCGGCCTGCGTTGATCACTCAACCCCGCAAAAAAACGGCCTGCGGATTTTTTTCGCAGGCCGTTTTTTTGCGGGGTGCAGGAGTTTCGCTATAATTGGTTTCCGTAGGACCATTGCATTATATCCGGACCATGCTTGAGGCATTCGCATAAATTCGCTGGATATTGATGAGAATTCCGACAGGAGAACAACTTATGAAATATCGCGGAACCATCGGCATTTTAACCGGGGGCGGCGACGTCCCCGGCCTGAATCCGGCCATAAGGGCCGTAACCTTTCGCGCACTGCGGGAGGGCTATCGGGTTGTCGGTATTCGCCGCGGATGGGGGGGCTGGTAGACTACATTCCGGAAAAAGATGCGGACAACAGTGACCATGTCCAGATTCTTACAGAAGATCTGGTCAATCGGGCAGGCCGAACCGGCGGCACCTTCCTGCATACATCCAGAACCCTGCCCGCCCGCCTGCCCGCAGCAGCTTTGCCCGACCATCTGAAGCAAACTTACCGTCAGCAGATAAATGATGTCACGCCTCACGTTTTGCGCGCCCTGGAGAATATCGGCATAGATTATCTGATTCCGATCGGAGGGGACGACACCCTGAGCTATGCCGAACGTCTGCATCGCGAAGGAGTGCCGGTGGTCGCCATTCCCAAAACCATGGACAACGATGTCCCGGGCACCGATTACTGCATAGGTTTCAGTACCTGCGTCACCCGCACCATAGAATTGACCCACACATTACGCACCACTGCCGGGTCCCACGAACGTTTGCTTGTCATCGAAGTGTTCGGTCGCTATGCGGGATTCACCGCCATGCTCCCAACCATGGCCGGAGCAGCGGACCGCTGCGTGATTCCGGAATGCCCCTTTGACATGGAACATTTGACCGCACTGCTGGTAGCGGACCGCAATCGGCACCCGAGTGCCTACGCCGTGGTTCTGGTTTCCGAAGGCGCGACCACCATCGATGAGCAGGGGATGTCTTTTGAAAGTCAGGAAAAGGATCAGTACGGGCACCGCAAACTGGGCGGAATCGGAGACAAGGTCGCCTTGCAACTCAAGGAATTATCGCCTCAATTCAACAACGGCCACCGCATCAATGTGGTCAATCAGCGCCTCGGGTATCTGGTCCGCTGCGGCAACCCGGACGCCATAGATTCCATCGTTCCCATGGCCTACGGCAATCTCGCACTGGACCTGATTTTGGAAAACCGCACGGGCCACCTGGTCGCCCTGCGGAATGGCTGTTACGCCAACGTCCCCATTGAGGTAGTCACAAGCCGCAAAAAAGTGGTGATCATAGACAGATACTACAACCAGGAAAGACTGCGGCCCAAATACGAAACCTTTCACGCCCAGCCCACCTTTATCATGACCAGCGAGGACGCAACCCTGAAGCCGACAGCCGGGTAACAGACATGCGCGGAGCCTGCAACACAAAACCTTTGCCGGCATAAAGCGATCAGCCGGATCAGAAAAGTGCATCCAGCCTCAAACGCACTTCTGAATTGTCGGGATCGAGCAGCAAGGCTTTACGATACAGCTCACGGGCACGATAGACAATTCCCATCCGCTCATACAGGCCGGCCGCGGAAACCAGCAGGGTCAGATCCTCGGGGTGCGCCTCCATGGCGGCGCGCAACACCTCCAGCGCAGGCTCGAAGCGTTCCTGGCCGATGAAATAACCGGCAACATGCAGATACATATCCGTCGAAACCCACGGTTCGGCAACGGCATGTCTGATGGCGCGCCTGTAAACGGCCTCTGCCGCACGTTTCTCCTCGCGCTCAATGAGATAGTCCCCGTATTGGCGGTAAGCCTCCGCTCTCGGGGCAGATAGTCCAGCCATCTATGGACGGCGATCTTCCGGCTTTCAAAATATCGCAACCAGAAACCCGTTTGATCCGGCGCCAGAAGCAGCAACTCCGACAAGGCCTCCAGACCCGCCTTCCTTTCCCCCGGGTCAGCATGTAGAGCAGGTGGTCACGTCGCAGTGACAGGGTCAGGGGAGCGTTCTTCAACCCGGCCTGCATGAGTGCTGCTCCTTCGTCACCATGACCACGCCCGGACAGGAAAACTCCCAGACGATAAATGGAATCTCCGGCAAGAGGGTTGAGGCGCAGGGCCTTTTTGTAATATCGCAGCGCCTGATCGTCCATCCTTTGAGAAGCCATGTAATTGCCGGCAGCGTACCAGTTGGCATCCGCCAGGGGATCGAAAAGCAGATATTTATCAACCCCGGCGGCAAGATACTGTGGCGCCGCCCCTTCGATGGCATTACCATCATCCGCGATCGGCGGACCAAAAGAAACAACCACTTTCCCCAGCACATAAACCGACCCGGCCAGACCGATCATTATGCAGAACGCCATCATGACCCTGCGTTCGACGGAATGCAGATTGCCGATAGCGGAACCCGGCTCACCGGTGGAGCTGAAACATCCGATACCTATCAACAAGGCAGCCAGAAAATAGGCGGCCATGCCCGGCCAGGAGGCAAAGGGCTGGGAAGTGTCGATTCCGGAGGCGAAGCAGACGATGAGACCTGCCAATATCCCTGGCAACAGAAATAGCGCCATGTGATTGCGCCGGCCCGCCCAGCCGATAATTCCGGTTACCAGTACCATGACCCAGAACCACAGCGACATGACGGTACCGGCCAATCCCCCTGCGCTGAGCAGCACAAGCCCTTTGCCGCCTTCCAGAGGGGCACCGGGATCTTCCCGCAGGCGGGTGTAACGGGCAACCAGAGACGGCAGATTGCCCGGGCCGGCCCCGGCAAGCAGAAAATCGCGGGCCAGAACCTTTTGGTCCAGTCCGGCGGAAACCGGGGCAACCTCCTGAACCCCGCGGTCCCTGCCGATCTGCCAGGTCCCTATGCCGACGACAAGCAGCATGACGAGGGTGATGACGACCGCCGCGCCGCTGCGGCTTCTGCTTCCCCGGCGGGCAAGGAGCATGACTGTCATGATCAGCAACCCGCCGACCAGCGCAATCCGGGTCTGCACGGCGCCACAGAACAGGACCACCCCGCCCATCAGAATCACAAAGGCCAAAAGGTAAGCGGGAAGATGACCGCCAGGATGCCGCAAGGTCTGAATGACGCGTGTGGTCCATTTCCCATAGTTCTGCTGAGGTTTGACATACAGGTGGCAGGTCAACACCAGAGGCATGACAGCTGCCAGAGCCACCACGATTCCCGGAGGCAGAAGCGCATCCCATCCTTGCACCCTGAATGGCAGAGCACAGATCACAAGGACGGCGACCACGCCAGCACCTGTTGCGAAGCGTTTGAGAAGCTTGCCCAGCGCAATGTGGTCAGCCCCGGCCTGCGCCGTCAGCCAGAACACCGAAGCCAATACCCAGAATTGCATGATCCCGGAAAAAGCCGGTTGAGCGGCAACGGCCAGCGGCATCCATGTGCCGGGCCGCAACACCCAGATGGTTTCGCTGTAGAGGCTGTGACTTCCCGGCGATAAAAAACCAAGAACTGCCGGTGGCAGGGGCAGGCACTGAAACAGCAGCAACGCCAGCCAGCCGGCAAGGGCGGCAAACCCCGGCGGGCGAAAGAACTTTTCCGTGTTACGCCACAAACGCATGCCAAGAAACACGCAAACAAAAACCGCCACGGCGGCCCATCGCCATGTCCAGGGCAAAGCATCGCCAAACAGGCTCAACAACCAGATCGCGACCAAAAACCAGTTCATGATTCTAGACATCCACCACCATTCCGGAAATAATTGCGGCAGGATTATCCTCAACCAGCCTGAGTGCAGCGGCTTTTCCAATCAGCTGGGTGGCGATGCGCAGTCCCTCGGACAACCGTGGCAGCCGATGGCCGGAGGAATGCCCGTCGCTGGCGAGTATATGAACCAGGCCCGATGATACCAGATGGCAGGCGCAGGCCTGAGCGTCCGCCCCAAACCCCCCGGCAAGACTGCCGGCGGTGATCTGCACAAGGGCCCCGACCTCCACCAGGCGCGTCAGCGCCTCAGGGTTTTTGAGAATGC
This portion of the Syntrophotalea acetylenica genome encodes:
- a CDS encoding tetratricopeptide repeat protein, yielding MNWFLVAIWLLSLFGDALPWTWRWAAVAVFVCVFLGMRLWRNTEKFFRPPGFAALAGWLALLLFQCLPLPPAVLGFLSPGSHSLYSETIWVLRPGTWMPLAVAAQPAFSGIMQFWVLASVFWLTAQAGADHIALGKLLKRFATGAGVVAVLVICALPFRVQGWDALLPPGIVVALAAVMPLVLTCHLYVKPQQNYGKWTTRVIQTLRHPGGHLPAYLLAFVILMGGVVLFCGAVQTRIALVGGLLIMTVMLLARRGSRSRSGAAVVITLVMLLVVGIGTWQIGRDRGVQEVAPVSAGLDQKVLARDFLLAGAGPGNLPSLVARYTRLREDPGAPLEGGKGLVLLSAGGLAGTVMSLWFWVMVLVTGIIGWAGRRNHMALFLLPGILAGLIVCFASGIDTSQPFASWPGMAAYFLAALLIGIGCFSSTGEPGSAIGNLHSVERRVMMAFCIMIGLAGSVYVLGKVVVSFGPPIADDGNAIEGAAPQYLAAGVDKYLLFDPLADANWYAAGNYMASQRMDDQALRYYKKALRLNPLAGDSIYRLGVFLSGRGHGDEGAALMQAGLKNAPLTLSLRRDHLLYMLTRGKGRRVWRPCRSCCFWRRIKRVSGCDILKAGRSPSIDGWTICPESGGLPPIRGLSH